The DNA window GTCCTGTTCCGGCTGGCGACGGTGGTTCTACTCGGCTCGGGTGACCTTGGCGTGGTCGGTGACGACGCGTCTGAACAGGTCGTGGCCGGTGCGTCCGGTATGGCGGAGTGCCCACTCCTGTGCGGCTTCCTGCTCGGCGAGGGGTCCGGATTCGGCTCCGCAGTTAGCAGCGGTGCAGAACGCCTCGTAGGTGATGCCGCCTTCGGGTGCGTGGCGGATGGTGTGGGTGACGTGCCGGTATACAGCGCGGGGGCTCACTGGTGGCCCTCCGGGTGGCGTCGCATGTAGACGTTGCAGTCGCTGACGGTGGTCATGTCGCCGACCGCGCGGGCCCGGTCACGTACGTTGGCCAGCTCCGCGCACCCCGCACAGCCCTCAACGGGTACCGGCTCCAGCTCCAGGCGCAAGGGGAGTTCAACTGGCGGGGTCGAGTACCTGGTCGGCTCCGTCACTGCACATCGCCACCTTTCGAACGTCACATGGCCGACCTCTTGACAGGCCGGTGCTCTAGTTCAGTATTCGATTGGCCGAAGCACTCCCGCTACGGTTCGTAGTGCACTAGTGTGCCCTCGCTGACATCACGTCAACTCAACGGAGGAGCACGCCTTATGCCCAGTCCCAAGACGTTCACGAAGATCGCGGATCACTTCCGGGAGCGCATCCTGTCGGGAGAGCTTGAGCCGGGCGCCAAGCTGCCGACCAACCGGGAGATCGCCGGGCAGTGGCAGGCCGCAGCCGCCACCGTCTCCCGCGCCTTGCAGGCCCTCCAGGTCGAGAACTTCATCCGCACCACCCCCAGGGGCACCTACGTCGCCGACGACCCTCGCTGGACGCTGTCGGCGCGGGACCGGCTGGCCCGGGTCCAGCGGGTGAAGTCGTTCCTAGCGGAGGGCGAGACGAGCCGGGTGACGGCCGCCGAACTGATCACCCCGCCGCTGTACGTGGCGGAGATCTTCGACCTGGAAGCCGGAGACCAGGTGGTCCGGCGCGAGTGGCTGGCCGGCCGGGGCAAGACCCGGACCGTGTTCGCCGTGACCTGGTACCCGGCCCCATTCGCCGCCCTCGTGCCGGACCTGTTGAACACCGCCCCGGGCCGCAATCACGGACTGTCCGCCCGGGTTCTGGAAGCCACCGGGCGCACGATCACCCACGCCCGTGACGACATGCACGCCCGCCCCGCCGACGCCCGAGAGGCAAGCGCACTGGGGCTGCCGGTCGGCTCCCCGATCCTGGCCGGCGCCCACCGCTGGTCGGACGCGGAGGGGATCATCGAGTACGGGGAGTGGTGCCTGCCGCCCCGGTTCACCATCGGCTACGAGTACCAGCCCTGACCGATCCACGCGAAGCGTCCCCGAATGCCAGCCCGCGGCCTTCGGGGACGCCGTCGTTCACGCGCCCACCTCAGTCCGCGTCGCGGCCTTCGAGGCGTTCGACACGCTCCTCAAGCTCCTCGATCCGCTCCAGGGCTCGTTCCAGCTTGTAGGCGAGATCCGCTACTCCGGCCACCGCCGGGAACTCGTTCCGCGGGGTAGCCGACGCTTCGTCCGGCTCGTCCACCGGCTGCACCGAGACCGGTACCTCGGTGCCGAACTCGCCTCCCACGACGACATACGCCATCGACCCGTTGCGCTGGTGGGCCTTCTTCATCCTGCCTTCCAGGGTGAGGAAGGTCAGTGCCTGGTCGGCGGATTCCGGGTCGCCGCCGATCGTGTCGACCACGTCGTCCACGGTGACCGTGGCTCCCCTGGCGAGTGAGCCGTCTCTGATCTTGTGGACCAGGCGGCCGTGGATGAGCTGGGTGGCGAAGCCGTGGTCGTCCCAGTCGCGTACGTAGACCTCGTCGCCAGGCAGTTCGCCGGGGTAGCGCAGGAGGAAGTTGCCCGCCAGCAGAGAGATGGCATTGGTGACGACGTTGAGCGGCACCGCGTAGTGCTCCGCCAGGACCTCGCGGGCGGGGAGCCTGGCTCCGGGTGCCAGGGTGCCGGAGTAGATCTGCTGCTGGAGGTCGCCGGCGACCTTCTCGAAGGCGTCCTCGAAGTCGGCCGAGCGCGTGACGAAGGTGCCGCGCCCCTGGCGGGCGATGACCCAGCCCTCGTTCCTGAGGAGCCGGATGGCCTTCTGCACGGTCAGGCTC is part of the Peterkaempfera bronchialis genome and encodes:
- a CDS encoding DUF7848 domain-containing protein, with the translated sequence MSPRAVYRHVTHTIRHAPEGGITYEAFCTAANCGAESGPLAEQEAAQEWALRHTGRTGHDLFRRVVTDHAKVTRAE
- a CDS encoding GntR family transcriptional regulator, giving the protein MPSPKTFTKIADHFRERILSGELEPGAKLPTNREIAGQWQAAAATVSRALQALQVENFIRTTPRGTYVADDPRWTLSARDRLARVQRVKSFLAEGETSRVTAAELITPPLYVAEIFDLEAGDQVVRREWLAGRGKTRTVFAVTWYPAPFAALVPDLLNTAPGRNHGLSARVLEATGRTITHARDDMHARPADAREASALGLPVGSPILAGAHRWSDAEGIIEYGEWCLPPRFTIGYEYQP
- a CDS encoding GntR family transcriptional regulator, whose protein sequence is MTFERIADDLRQQIRDGELRPGQLLPTQSQLMQTYKASSLTVQKAIRLLRNEGWVIARQGRGTFVTRSADFEDAFEKVAGDLQQQIYSGTLAPGARLPAREVLAEHYAVPLNVVTNAISLLAGNFLLRYPGELPGDEVYVRDWDDHGFATQLIHGRLVHKIRDGSLARGATVTVDDVVDTIGGDPESADQALTFLTLEGRMKKAHQRNGSMAYVVVGGEFGTEVPVSVQPVDEPDEASATPRNEFPAVAGVADLAYKLERALERIEELEERVERLEGRDAD